In one window of Helianthus annuus cultivar XRQ/B chromosome 17, HanXRQr2.0-SUNRISE, whole genome shotgun sequence DNA:
- the LOC110926130 gene encoding transcription factor bHLH130 isoform X1, with protein MYGDAISRDMNSVLHSNTLKHPPHGEFAKIKQLISLDPYPDYDYQNQTQNQHESDENYGQTQSSFFSNLLRENGDNEERFLTRQQLKEEKKYMVVKREREAGANQNLVRQNSTPAGFISALTAENGIGSMKKGIPPSTLNNHISFSSGPSSSTSRLMPQIAGNKNNVLKRSIDGVLKMPQNVETRNHTPNLVHHMSLPNTSSEMAVVDNFLHFQQESTVPWRTRAKRGFATHPRSIAERVRRTRISERIKRLQDLFPDIDKHSNTADMLDMAVEYIKNLQKELQTLNDARARCQCSSKQLRSM; from the exons ATGTATGGTGATGCAATTTCTAGAGATATGAATTCAGTCTTGCATTCTAACACGTTAAAACATCCTCCACATGGAGAGTTTGCCAAGATTAAACAACTTATTTCCTTAGATCCTTATCCAGACTATGATTATCAGAATCAAACTCAAAATCAACATGAATCGGATGAGAATTATGGACAAACTCAAAGCTCGTTTTTCTCGAATTTACTTAGAGAAAACGGAGACAACGAGgaaaggtttttaacgaggcagcaacTCAAGGAAGAGAAGAAATATATGGTTGTGAAACGGGAACGAGAAGCGGGTGCAAATCAGAATCTGGTGAGGCAGAATAGCACTCCTGCTGGATTTATATCGGCCTTGACTGCTGAAAATG GTATTGGTAGCATGAAAAAAGGCATTCCACCAAGTACATTGAATAACCATATCAGTTTCTCATCAGGGCCATCTTCTTCTACATCAAGATTGATGCCCCAAATAGCCGGAAACAAGAATAATGTGTTGAAGAGGAGCATAGATGGTGTTTTGAAGATGCCACAG AATGTAGAGACCAGAAACCATACTCCTAATTTGGTTCACCATATGAGCTTGCCAAACACTTCATCCGAGATGGCGGTTGTTGACAATTTCCTACACTTCCAACAAGAATCCACGGTTCCTTGGAGAACACGCGCCAAAAGAGGATTTGCTACGCACCCACGAAGCATTGCAGAGAGG GTGAGAAGAACTCGAATCAGTGAAAGAATCAAAAGGTTGCAAGACCTTTTCCCTGATATAGACAAG CATAGTAATACAGCAGATATGTTAGATATGGCTGTTGAGTACATCAAAAACCTTCAAAAGGAACTTCAG ACTCTGAATGATGCAAGAGCAAGGTGCCAGTGTTCAAGCAAACAGTTACGGTCCATGTAA
- the LOC110926130 gene encoding transcription factor bHLH130 isoform X2, producing MYGDAISRDMNSVLHSNTLKHPPHGEFAKIKQLISLDPYPDYDYQNQTQNQHESDENYGQTQSSFFSNLLRENGDNEERFLTRQQLKEEKKYMVVKREREAGANQNLVRQNSTPAGFISALTAENGPSSSTSRLMPQIAGNKNNVLKRSIDGVLKMPQNVETRNHTPNLVHHMSLPNTSSEMAVVDNFLHFQQESTVPWRTRAKRGFATHPRSIAERVRRTRISERIKRLQDLFPDIDKHSNTADMLDMAVEYIKNLQKELQTLNDARARCQCSSKQLRSM from the exons ATGTATGGTGATGCAATTTCTAGAGATATGAATTCAGTCTTGCATTCTAACACGTTAAAACATCCTCCACATGGAGAGTTTGCCAAGATTAAACAACTTATTTCCTTAGATCCTTATCCAGACTATGATTATCAGAATCAAACTCAAAATCAACATGAATCGGATGAGAATTATGGACAAACTCAAAGCTCGTTTTTCTCGAATTTACTTAGAGAAAACGGAGACAACGAGgaaaggtttttaacgaggcagcaacTCAAGGAAGAGAAGAAATATATGGTTGTGAAACGGGAACGAGAAGCGGGTGCAAATCAGAATCTGGTGAGGCAGAATAGCACTCCTGCTGGATTTATATCGGCCTTGACTGCTGAAAATG GGCCATCTTCTTCTACATCAAGATTGATGCCCCAAATAGCCGGAAACAAGAATAATGTGTTGAAGAGGAGCATAGATGGTGTTTTGAAGATGCCACAG AATGTAGAGACCAGAAACCATACTCCTAATTTGGTTCACCATATGAGCTTGCCAAACACTTCATCCGAGATGGCGGTTGTTGACAATTTCCTACACTTCCAACAAGAATCCACGGTTCCTTGGAGAACACGCGCCAAAAGAGGATTTGCTACGCACCCACGAAGCATTGCAGAGAGG GTGAGAAGAACTCGAATCAGTGAAAGAATCAAAAGGTTGCAAGACCTTTTCCCTGATATAGACAAG CATAGTAATACAGCAGATATGTTAGATATGGCTGTTGAGTACATCAAAAACCTTCAAAAGGAACTTCAG ACTCTGAATGATGCAAGAGCAAGGTGCCAGTGTTCAAGCAAACAGTTACGGTCCATGTAA
- the LOC110926131 gene encoding protein LIM1 has protein sequence MENKAKTMASLLAIVVVIGLCVQGTVAHPCGNTFFSALVQLLPCRASVAPFSPIPPNEACCNAVRVLGQPCLCVLVNGPPISGVDRSLAMQLPEKCSVNFEPCELVKKKE, from the exons ATGGAAAACAAAGCTAAGACAATGGCGTCTCTTCTGGCGATCGTTGTGGTGATCGGACTATGTGTTCAAGGAACCGTGGCGCACCCATGTGGAAACACATTTTTTTCAGCATTAGTGCAACTGTTACCTTGTCGCGCATCAGTTGCACCGTTTAGCCCTATTCCACCGAATGAGGCTTGTTGTAATGCGGTCAGAGTTCTTGGTCAACCTTGTTTGTGTGTTCTGGTCAACGGTCCTCCTATTTCTGGTGTCGATCGTAGCTTGGCCATGCAACTTCCCGAGAAATGCAGTGTCAATTTCGAACCAT GTGAACTTGTGAAGAAGAAAGAGTGA
- the LOC110926129 gene encoding chaperone protein dnaJ GFA2, mitochondrial, whose product MVRSNAIKLFSSIARRSLSNDSLYESLVRGGYRKFGSSIHGHNKVLNGHNCRDVANSRYVSHVGRVNGCYGSSRLIHGTSFMAAKDYYDTLGVSKNATASEIKKAYYGLAKKWHPDANKDDPEAEKKFREASKAYEVLKDEEKRAQYDQLGHDTFEASASGAGPDPGQWRNPFQDLNDIFGFGPFARQFTGKDAKVALELSFMEAVQGCTKNIVFQTELPCETCGGTGVPPGTKPETCRRCKGAGMTFSQTGPFRIQVTCTQCGGSGRYVKSLCKSCNGQRVVRGPKSVKVNIMPGVDTDEELRMPRSGGADPDGNQPGDLFVVIKVREDPIFRREGSNIHVDAVLNITQAILGGTIQVPTLTGDVVLKVRPGTQPGQKVVLKGKGIKTRNSYSYGDQYVHFNVSMPTNLTERQRELIEEFAKEEQNEDEKGAAAGASS is encoded by the exons ATGGTTCGTTCGAACGCCATTAAACTCTTCTCTTCCATTGCTCGCCGCTCTCTCTCCAACGATTCC TTGTATGAATCGCTGGTGAGAGGAGGTTATAGGAAGTTTGGGTCGTCAATTCACGGACATAATAAGGTTCTTAATGGTCATAACTGTAGAGATG TGGCCAATTCGAGATATGTGTCACATGTTGGGAGAGTTAATGGATGTTATGGGAGCAGTAGATTGATTCATGGAACTT CATTCATGGCTGCGAAAGATTATTACGATACGCTTGGAGTTAGTAAGAACGCAACCGCATCAGAAATAAAAAAAGCCTATTATGGG CTAGCCAAGAAGTGGCACCCAGATGCAAATAAAGACGATCCAGAAGCAGAAAAAAAGTTTCGGGAAGCTTCAAAGGCATATGAG GTTCTGAAAGATGAAGAAAAACGAGCTCAATATGATCAG CTTGGTCATGACACTTTTGAAGCAAGTGCTAGTGGAGCTGGTCCCGATCCTGGTCAATGGCGCAATCCATTTCAGGACCTCAATGAT ATTTTCGGTTTTGGGCCGTTTGCTAGGCAATTTACCGGCaaggatgctaag GTCGCCCTTGAACTTTCGTTTATGGAGGCTGTTCAGGGATGTACAAAAAATATAGTCTTCCAGACCGAGTTGCCTTGCGAAACTTGTG GTGGAACTGGTGTTCCTCCTGGAACGAAGCCAGAGACCTGTAGGCGGTGTAAAGGAGCAGGCATG ACATTCAGTCAAACTGGTCCATTTAGAATCCAGGTCACTTGCACTCAGTGCGGTGGAAGTGGTAGATATGTCAAG AGCTTATGCAAGTCATGCAATGGCCAGAGGGTGGTGAGAGGACCCAAGTCTGTGAAAGTTAATATAATGCCAG GAGTGGATACCGATGAAGAATTAAGGATGCCTAGAAGTGGTGGAGCAGATCCAGATGGCAACCAGCCTGGTGATCTTTTTGTTGTTATTAAG GTACGAGAAGACCCCATATTTCGACGAGAGGGATCAAACATTCATGTGGATGCCGTTTTGAATATCACTCAG GCTATTTTGGGAGGAACTATTCAGGTCCCGACATTGACGGGAGATGTTGTTCTTAAG GTTCGTCCAGGAACCCAACCTGGTCAAAAAGTCGTTTTAAAGGGGAAAGGTATTAAAACCAGAAATTCTTACTCGTATGGAGATCAATATGTGCACTTCAACGTCAGCATGCCAAC GAACTTAACTGAAAGACAACGTGAATTGATCGAGGAGTTTGCTAAAGAAGAACAAAATGAAGATGAGAAAGGCGCTGCAGCTGGAGCATCTAGTTAA